The window CAAGTGGGGGAATATGGCTTTTGACCATTCAGGCATAAAAATAACCAAAAAAAGTTCTGAAGGGATCCGGTTTTTACCGGTTTTTTTACCGGTTTTTTCTTTGTTGGCCGTGCGGAAAGAAGATAGAAGGAGGAAACAATCATGAATAATCTCGCGGTTGGCATCGAGCTACTCTTTACCGGTATGTTGACTACCTTTCTGGTTTTGGTCTTTTTGCTGTTTCTGATGAAGGCGACTTCGGCGCTGATTAACAAGCAGTCCGCACTGGATGGGGAACCGGCTGCACCGGAGATGAAACCGGCCACACCCGCCCCCCGGGCGGAGACCGTGGCGGCTGTGCCTTCGGAAGATCTGGCCACTGACGAACTGGTTGCCATTATGACAGCCCTTGGCATGGTTTTACCCGCCAACCATAAGGCGGTGGTCCGGGTTGCGCCGCCGTCCACCACTGGCGTGGGGGAGGAAGAGCTGGTGGCGGCCATCGTTGGTGCCATGGCCGCGCGCTAATCCAGTTTTTAAGTAAGTGGGCGAACTCAGTTCAGTTCAAATAAAAAAAACGGGGAGGATTTTAAGAAGATGCAGTATTTTAAAGTAACGGTTAACGGGAAGGTCTACGAAGTTAGTGTGGAAGAGGTTGTGCAAGGGAATGCGGGAGCCACTGCAGCGCCTTCGGCAAGCCCGATTGCGCCGACACCATCCGCTCCAACCCCCGCACCAGCCGCAGCTCCGGCAAGCCCGGCGATGGGTGCTGGTGAAAAACCATTACCGGCACCGCTGGGTGGGACGATCTTGCAGATTAATGTGCAACCAGGAGAGAAGGTGAAAAAAGGACAGGTCCTCTTGACGCTGGAAGCGTTAAAGATGGAAAACGAGATTGTTGCCCCTGAGGACGCAACGATCGGCCAGATCTTTGTCAAGCCGAAGGATGCGGTCAATACTGGTGATCCATTATTGTCCCTCCGGTCGTAGAGGGGGTTGCGCGCCATGCTGAAAAATTTAGAAGCGCTCTTAATGACCAGCGG of the Capillibacterium thermochitinicola genome contains:
- a CDS encoding OadG family transporter subunit codes for the protein MNNLAVGIELLFTGMLTTFLVLVFLLFLMKATSALINKQSALDGEPAAPEMKPATPAPRAETVAAVPSEDLATDELVAIMTALGMVLPANHKAVVRVAPPSTTGVGEEELVAAIVGAMAAR
- a CDS encoding biotin/lipoyl-containing protein, whose product is MQYFKVTVNGKVYEVSVEEVVQGNAGATAAPSASPIAPTPSAPTPAPAAAPASPAMGAGEKPLPAPLGGTILQINVQPGEKVKKGQVLLTLEALKMENEIVAPEDATIGQIFVKPKDAVNTGDPLLSLRS